The following proteins come from a genomic window of Lolium rigidum isolate FL_2022 chromosome 5, APGP_CSIRO_Lrig_0.1, whole genome shotgun sequence:
- the LOC124651868 gene encoding cinnamoyl-CoA reductase 1-like, translating to MESPPPRPRVCVTGGGGFIGSWLVKLLLSRGYAVHATVRDPGDPKNAFLMQLDGAPANLRLIKADMLDYDTVAAAFAGCQGVFHVATPVPEHKIVDPQKEMMEPTVKGTMNVLKASSAMKVHKLIMVSSLAACCFNPDWPQDKIKDESCWSDKEFCKESEDWYSLAKTEAEEMALKFGEKNGLHVTTLLPSLVCGPLLQHVAVNTTSKVLLYIIKGGPDMINNKFYPMVDVRDVAEAMLLLYNKAGTSERYLCSLDQMDLKDLLGIMKTMFPNYSYANK from the exons ATggagtcgccgccgccgcgcccgcgcgtGTGCGTCACCGGAGGCGGCGGGTTCATAGGGTCGTGGCTCGTCAAGCTGCTCCTCTCCCGGGGCTACGCTGTCCACGCCACCGTCCGCGACCCAG GTGATCCGAAGAACGCGTTCCTGATGCAGCTGGACGGAGCGCCGGCTAACCTGCGGCTGATCAAGGCGGACATGCTCGACTACgacacggtggcggcggcgttcgCTGGCTGTCAGGGCGTCTTCCATGTCGCCACTCCGGTGCCCGAACATAAGATCGTTGATCCACAG AAAGAGATGATGGAACCTACTGTCAAGGGAACCATGAATGTACTCAAGGCTTCCTCAGCTATGAAAGTTCATAAACTTATTATGGTCTCATCCCTCGCCGCTTGTTGCTTTAATCCGGACTGGCCTCAAGATAAAATCAAAGACGAGAGTTGTTGGTCGGACAAAGAGTTCTGCAAGGAGAGTGAG gaCTGGTATTCTCTTGCCAAAACTGAAGCTGAAGAGATGGCCCTAAAATTTGGAGAGAAGAACGGTTTGCACGTCACCACACTTTTGCCTTCTCTGGTTTGTGGACCTCTGTTACAACATGTGGCGGTCAATACCACCAGCAAGGTTCTCCTTTACATCATAAAAG GAGGTCCTGACATGATTAACAACAAGTTCTACCCCATGGTAGACGTTCGGGATGTCGCTGAGGCAATGCTCTTGTTGTACAACAAGGCAGGGACATCCGAGAGATATTTATGCTCATTGGACCAAATGGACCTAAAGGATTTGCTGGGGATTATGAAGACCATGTTCCCTAACTACAGTTATGCAAACAAGTAA
- the LOC124651866 gene encoding cinnamoyl-CoA reductase 1-like, with product METLSPPLPRVCVTGGGGFIGSWLVKLLLSRGYAVHATVRDPRDAKNTFLMQLDGAPENLQLIKADMLDYDTVAAAFDGCEGVFHVATPVPEQKMVDPQKEMMDPAVKGTTNVLKACSAKKVQKLILVSSIAASCFTLDWPQDKIKDESCWSDKELCRENENWYSLAKTMAEEMALEYGLKNGLHVATVLPGLVLGPLLQHVAVNTTSKVLIYILKGGPDTMNNKFYPIVDVRDVADALLLLYNKAGPSERYICSLDQMDLKDLLGILKTMYPNYSYADKMVDVDYKVEVTSDKLKNLGWKPRKLEETLADSIKSYEKTGLLHGSNGEPCRLPYLYCMPPILE from the exons ATGGAGACGTTGTCCCCGCCGCTGCCCCGCGTGTGCGTGACCGGTGGCGGCGGGTTCATAGGGTCGTGGCTCGTCAAGCTGCTCCTCTCCCGTGGCTACGCCGTCCACGCCACCGTTCGCGACCCAC GTGATGCGAAGAATACGTTCCTGATGCAGCTGGACGGAGCTCCGGAGAATCTGCAGCTCATAAAGGCGGACATGCTCGACTACGACACGGTGGCGGCCGCGTTCGACGGCTGCGAGGGCGTCTTCCATGTCGCTACTCCGGTGCCCGAGCAAAAGATGGTTGATCCACAG AAAGAGATGATGGATCCTGCAGTGAAGGGCACCACGAACGTACTCAAGGCTTGCTCGGCGAAGAAAGTACAAAAACTCATCCTCGTCTCGTCCATTGCCGCTAGTTGCTTTACTCTGGATTGGCCTCAGGATAAAATCAAAGACGAGAGCTGCTGGTCAGACAAAGAGTTGTGCAGGGAGAATGAG AACTGGTATTCGCTTGCTAAGACAATGGCTGAAGAAATGGCCCTAGAATACGGGCTGAAGAACGGACTGCACGTCGCCACAGTTTTGCCAGGTCTGGTTTTGGGCCCTCTGTTGCAACATGTGGCAGTCAATACCACTAGCAAGGTCCTCATCTACATACTAAAAG GAGGTCCCGACACAATGAACAACAAGTTCTATCCTATAGTAGACGTTCGTGATGTCGCCGACGCGTTGCTCCTGTTGTACAACAAGGCAGGTCCATCAGAGAGATACATATGCTCACTCGATCAGATGGACCTAAAGGATTTGTTGGGAATTCTGAAGACCATGTACCCTAACTACAGTTACGCAGACAA GATGGTTGATGtggattataaagttgaagtgacTTCTGATAAACTAAAGAATTTGGGGTGGAAGCCAAGAAAGTTGGAGGAGACGCTGGCGGATAGCATCAAATCTTACGAAAAAACAGGCCTTCTTCACGGTTCAAATGGCGAACCTTGCCGACTTCCCTACTTATACTGCATGCCGCCTATCCTGGAATGA